Proteins from a genomic interval of Paenibacillus sp. FSL H8-0048:
- the aroA gene encoding 3-phosphoshikimate 1-carboxyvinyltransferase: MDVIVRPTPTLQGEFGALSSKNYTTRYLLVAALSEGVSTIYHPAHSEDSDAIRRCIADLGAVLTEDDEKIVVQGFGRHPRDVKELNVGNAGAVLRFLMAVAALSPEVTFVNTYPDSLGKRPHDDLILALGQLGVEVEHNNGRLPITIRGGKPQGGRITVSGAVSSQYLSALLFLTPLLEEDSEIIVVDDLKSKVVIGQTLEVLEQAGIIVHAADDYMSFKVPGRQNYAAKTYTVQGDYPGSAAVLAAAAVTKSDVTIHRLAERSKQGERAIVDVLRMMEVPLTHENGTVHVQGNGILKAVEFDGDAATDAVLAMVAAAVFAEGTSRFYNVENLRYKECDRITDYLAELTRAGAKVEERRDEIIVHGTPDGVEGGVTINAHYDHRVIMALTVVGLRARQPLLIKDAHHVAKSYPQYFDHLRLLGADVEWVN, from the coding sequence ATGGACGTTATTGTTAGGCCTACGCCGACGCTGCAAGGAGAATTCGGAGCTCTGTCCTCCAAAAACTACACCACGCGCTACCTGCTGGTAGCCGCTCTCTCTGAAGGAGTCAGCACGATCTACCATCCTGCCCACAGTGAGGACAGCGACGCGATCCGCAGATGTATTGCCGATCTTGGCGCAGTCCTGACTGAAGATGATGAGAAAATCGTAGTCCAGGGGTTCGGACGCCATCCCCGTGACGTCAAGGAGCTGAATGTCGGGAATGCCGGCGCTGTGCTGCGCTTCCTGATGGCGGTGGCTGCTCTTAGCCCGGAGGTTACCTTCGTGAATACGTATCCCGATTCTCTCGGCAAGCGGCCGCATGACGACCTCATTCTGGCACTGGGCCAGCTCGGCGTGGAGGTCGAGCATAATAACGGAAGGCTGCCCATTACGATCCGCGGCGGCAAGCCGCAGGGCGGACGGATTACCGTTTCTGGCGCTGTCAGCTCGCAGTATCTCAGCGCACTTTTATTCCTTACGCCACTGCTTGAAGAAGACAGTGAGATCATCGTGGTGGATGATCTGAAATCAAAGGTGGTCATCGGCCAGACGCTGGAGGTGCTGGAGCAGGCCGGGATTATCGTACATGCGGCTGACGATTATATGTCCTTCAAGGTGCCTGGACGCCAGAACTATGCAGCCAAGACCTATACGGTGCAAGGCGATTATCCGGGATCAGCCGCAGTGCTTGCGGCCGCAGCAGTGACGAAGTCGGATGTGACCATTCACCGGCTGGCTGAGAGAAGCAAGCAGGGAGAGCGGGCCATTGTCGATGTGCTGCGGATGATGGAGGTGCCGCTCACCCATGAGAACGGAACAGTGCATGTGCAGGGGAACGGCATTCTGAAGGCGGTGGAATTCGACGGCGATGCGGCAACCGATGCAGTGCTGGCAATGGTAGCTGCGGCGGTTTTTGCTGAAGGGACCTCGCGCTTCTATAATGTGGAGAATCTGCGCTACAAGGAATGCGACCGTATCACAGACTATCTGGCTGAGCTGACCCGGGCCGGTGCGAAGGTCGAGGAACGCCGGGACGAGATCATTGTGCATGGCACACCGGATGGCGTGGAAGGCGGCGTAACGATCAATGCCCACTATGACCACCGTGTAATTATGGCGCTTACTGTAGTTGGCCTGCGGGCCCGCCAGCCGCTGCTGATCAAGGATGCCCATCATGTGGCGAAGTCTTATCCGCAGTATTTCGATCATCTGCGCTTGCTGGGTGCGGATGTGGAATGGGTGAATTGA
- a CDS encoding rhodanese-like domain-containing protein has product MNEIPQITPQELRKRLAAGEELVLIDVREEDEVAFGMIPGAQHIPMGQIPQQTESLPSDTEIIFICRSGNRSQRVCEYLQQFGIQGSNLSGGMIEWDDTEA; this is encoded by the coding sequence ATGAATGAAATTCCGCAAATTACACCGCAGGAGCTGCGTAAGCGGCTCGCTGCCGGCGAAGAGCTTGTACTGATCGATGTCCGTGAAGAGGATGAGGTTGCCTTCGGCATGATTCCCGGTGCACAGCATATCCCGATGGGCCAGATCCCGCAGCAGACGGAGAGTCTTCCGTCAGACACTGAGATCATCTTCATCTGCCGTTCCGGCAACCGCAGCCAGCGGGTCTGTGAATATCTGCAGCAATTCGGCATTCAAGGCTCTAACCTGAGCGGCGGCATGATCGAGTGGGATGATACCGAAGCGTAA
- a CDS encoding shikimate kinase, which translates to MDDRNIILVGMMATGKSTVGAILAEELDYELVDLDAVITGREGRSIADIFAEGGEQAFRRIESAVLQEMLQGERKVISTGGGAVLAPGNAAVMLEHGFVVALTATEDAIIERVSGDVNRPLLAGNAANRVRSIMEQRREAYRFAHCTVDTTELNVAEVSQYILLRYRA; encoded by the coding sequence ATGGACGATCGAAATATCATTCTCGTCGGGATGATGGCTACGGGGAAGTCTACAGTAGGCGCCATTCTGGCTGAGGAGCTTGACTATGAACTGGTTGATCTGGATGCAGTAATTACCGGAAGAGAGGGCCGCAGTATTGCGGATATCTTCGCAGAAGGCGGAGAGCAGGCATTCCGGCGCATTGAATCAGCGGTGCTTCAGGAAATGCTGCAGGGAGAGCGCAAAGTGATCTCTACAGGCGGAGGGGCGGTTCTTGCGCCAGGGAATGCCGCAGTCATGCTGGAGCATGGATTTGTTGTGGCTCTTACAGCCACGGAGGATGCCATTATTGAACGGGTCAGCGGGGATGTGAACCGGCCGCTGCTCGCCGGCAATGCGGCAAACCGGGTCCGTTCCATTATGGAACAGCGCAGGGAAGCTTACCGTTTCGCGCATTGCACGGTCGATACAACGGAGCTGAATGTGGCTGAGGTCTCGCAATACATTTTACTGCGTTACCGCGCTTGA
- the gndA gene encoding NADP-dependent phosphogluconate dehydrogenase has product MSKQQIGVIGLAVMGKNLALNIESKGFSVSVFNRSPEKTHDLVAEAAGKNLVGTFSVEEFVQSLEVPRKILIMVQAGQATDATIEQLLPFLDQGDIIIDGGNAYFPDTVRRSKYLEDKGFRFVGTGVSGGEEGALKGPSIMPGGQESAYKLVEPILTAISAHVGGEPCCTYIGPDGAGHYVKMVHNGIEYGDMQLIGEAYHLLKDVLGLDAKELHSTFAEWNNGELDSYLIEITKDIFAQYDEETGKPMVDVILDAAGQKGTGKWTSQSSLDLGVPLSMITESVFSRFLSAMKEERVEASKVLSGPAVAPFDGDKAEFIENVRKALFASKIVSYAQGFAQLRVASDEYGWNLKYGELAKIWRGGCIIRSRFLQNITDAYENNAELKNLLLDPFFKDVMDNYQSAWRKVIASAVTLGIPVPGFSSALAYYDSYRTERLPANLLQAQRDYFGAHTFKRVDKEGVFHHNWLAE; this is encoded by the coding sequence ATGTCAAAACAACAAATCGGCGTTATTGGCTTGGCGGTAATGGGCAAGAATTTGGCTCTTAACATCGAGAGCAAAGGCTTCAGCGTATCCGTGTTTAACCGTTCCCCGGAGAAGACACATGATCTGGTCGCAGAAGCAGCGGGCAAGAACCTGGTGGGTACGTTCTCCGTTGAAGAGTTTGTACAATCACTCGAAGTACCGCGCAAGATTCTGATCATGGTTCAGGCAGGCCAGGCTACAGATGCCACCATTGAGCAGCTTCTGCCGTTCTTGGATCAAGGCGATATCATCATTGATGGCGGTAACGCTTATTTCCCTGACACGGTACGCCGCAGTAAATATCTTGAAGACAAAGGCTTCCGCTTCGTCGGCACCGGCGTGTCCGGCGGTGAAGAAGGCGCGCTCAAGGGTCCTTCCATTATGCCGGGCGGTCAGGAAAGCGCGTATAAGCTGGTTGAACCTATCCTTACGGCGATTTCAGCCCATGTGGGCGGAGAGCCTTGCTGTACATATATCGGGCCGGACGGTGCAGGACACTATGTGAAAATGGTGCATAACGGTATCGAGTACGGTGACATGCAGCTGATTGGCGAAGCCTACCACCTGCTCAAGGACGTTCTGGGTCTGGATGCCAAGGAGCTGCACAGCACCTTCGCAGAATGGAACAATGGCGAGCTGGACAGCTATCTGATTGAGATTACGAAGGATATCTTCGCTCAGTATGACGAAGAGACCGGCAAGCCGATGGTGGATGTTATCCTTGATGCTGCCGGACAAAAGGGTACCGGCAAGTGGACAAGCCAAAGCTCGCTGGATCTAGGCGTGCCGCTGTCCATGATTACCGAATCTGTCTTCTCCCGCTTCCTGTCGGCCATGAAGGAGGAACGCGTTGAAGCCAGCAAAGTGCTGAGCGGACCTGCTGTGGCTCCTTTCGACGGCGACAAGGCTGAATTCATCGAGAACGTGCGCAAAGCATTGTTCGCCAGCAAGATCGTATCGTATGCCCAGGGCTTTGCCCAGCTGCGTGTAGCTTCTGACGAATACGGCTGGAATCTGAAATACGGCGAGCTGGCCAAAATCTGGCGCGGCGGCTGCATCATCCGTTCCCGGTTCCTGCAGAACATCACAGATGCTTATGAGAACAATGCAGAGCTGAAGAACCTTCTGCTTGATCCGTTCTTCAAGGATGTTATGGACAACTACCAGTCGGCATGGCGCAAGGTTATCGCTTCGGCTGTAACTCTGGGCATTCCGGTTCCGGGATTCTCCAGCGCCCTTGCATACTACGACAGCTACCGTACAGAACGTCTTCCAGCGAACCTGCTGCAGGCACAGCGCGATTACTTCGGCGCTCACACCTTCAAGCGTGTGGACAAAGAAGGCGTGTTCCACCACAACTGGCTGGCAGAGTAA
- a CDS encoding MFS transporter, protein MHISLASPFILEMWIIIFLVEFVKGSLLVALLPVYMENILGLSVTVVGFAFALQYLGDNLFRSPFGWVMERIGYRWTMTGALLLLVVAVGLIIYAKDAVSLSIACLILGIGTSPLWPCTMTGITELAGSTKSGSSGAAMGAVEMASLAGTGVGPIIVNFMMDHGGQGYRTVFLVLMGFAAAVVAVALFLPSKIGGHAPRVVREISAEGPPVPRKPVRPLESLKRTWQQVTSSLKVSRLLFPALFLQAFAIGLMTPVVTLFARSELHVTPNQFSLLLIAGGGITVLTLIPAGKLVDKVGTSIFLNIGFLLAACSMAFFSQVRWLPLAFVAVALVGISYALILPAWNAFLAKQVPEGERGTVWGLFLTLQGSGMVAGPVVSGKLWDTVSHGAPFLASAGVMVILFGLHLLIVHRTKLKHGRAH, encoded by the coding sequence ATGCATATCAGTTTAGCCTCACCGTTCATATTAGAAATGTGGATCATTATTTTCCTGGTCGAATTCGTCAAAGGCTCGCTGCTGGTAGCTCTGCTGCCAGTCTACATGGAGAATATTCTGGGTCTCTCCGTAACAGTGGTCGGATTCGCCTTCGCGCTGCAGTATCTCGGGGATAACCTGTTCCGCAGCCCGTTCGGCTGGGTGATGGAGCGGATCGGCTACCGCTGGACGATGACAGGAGCGCTGCTGCTGCTGGTCGTGGCTGTCGGGCTGATTATCTATGCCAAAGATGCCGTAAGCTTGTCCATCGCCTGTCTGATTCTGGGGATTGGTACCTCGCCGCTGTGGCCTTGCACGATGACAGGCATCACCGAGCTGGCGGGCTCAACCAAGAGCGGCAGCAGCGGCGCAGCTATGGGGGCGGTGGAGATGGCCTCCCTGGCCGGAACCGGAGTCGGGCCGATTATCGTCAACTTCATGATGGATCATGGCGGACAGGGCTACCGGACAGTCTTCCTGGTGCTGATGGGCTTCGCTGCCGCCGTTGTAGCCGTGGCGCTGTTCCTGCCTTCGAAGATCGGCGGGCATGCGCCGCGTGTGGTGCGTGAGATATCGGCAGAGGGACCGCCGGTACCGCGTAAGCCGGTAAGGCCCTTGGAGAGTCTGAAGCGGACCTGGCAGCAGGTCACCTCCTCACTGAAGGTAAGCCGTCTGCTGTTCCCGGCGCTGTTCCTGCAGGCTTTTGCGATTGGGCTTATGACCCCGGTGGTCACCTTGTTTGCACGCTCGGAGCTGCATGTCACCCCGAACCAGTTCAGCCTGCTGCTGATTGCCGGGGGAGGAATTACCGTACTGACACTTATACCCGCCGGGAAGCTGGTCGATAAGGTCGGTACTTCCATCTTCCTTAATATCGGTTTCCTGCTGGCAGCCTGCTCCATGGCCTTCTTCTCACAGGTCCGCTGGCTGCCGCTGGCCTTCGTGGCGGTGGCGCTGGTCGGGATCAGCTATGCGCTGATTCTTCCGGCGTGGAACGCTTTCCTGGCGAAGCAGGTGCCGGAAGGCGAACGCGGGACCGTCTGGGGGCTCTTCCTGACGCTGCAGGGCTCAGGGATGGTTGCCGGTCCGGTGGTGTCAGGCAAGCTGTGGGATACGGTCAGCCACGGCGCTCCTTTTCTGGCCAGCGCAGGAGTAATGGTTATATTATTCGGCCTGCATCTGCTGATCGTCCACCGGACGAAGCTGAAGCACGGCAGGGCGCACTGA
- a CDS encoding aminotransferase class I/II-fold pyridoxal phosphate-dependent enzyme, which produces MNQQATPLFTALKKHAAGNPVQFHIPGHKKGLGTDAEFREFIGDNALSIDLINIAPLDDLHQPTGVILEAQKLAAEAFGADYTYFSVQGTSNAIMTMILSVCSEGDKIIVPRNIHKSVMSAIIFSGAKPIFVSPVQDENLGIDHGITTSSLERALRRHPDAKGVLVINPTYFGVCADLRSIVDLAHSYGVPVLVDEAHGVLIHFHEDLPVSAMQAGADLAATSVHKLGGSMTQSSVLNLNAKTGLVNPQRVQTILSMLTTTSTSYILLASLDTSRRNLALNGHEMAARTIALSTYARNSINEIEGLYSFGKEILGTEATFDHDPTKLNIHVRHLGITGYETENWLRQKYNIEVELSDMYNILCLITPGDTKESVDKLLAALQVLSAIHYSKGEIYELKVQVPNIPQLALIPRDAFYADTQLIPFRESAGYIIAEFIYVYPPGIPILLPGEVITQDNIDYIIDHVEIGLPVKGPEDRSITNIKVIVEAEPIS; this is translated from the coding sequence ATGAATCAACAAGCTACTCCCCTCTTCACTGCTCTCAAAAAGCATGCCGCCGGAAATCCAGTTCAATTCCATATTCCGGGACATAAGAAGGGGCTAGGGACCGATGCCGAATTCCGTGAGTTTATCGGCGATAACGCTCTATCCATAGATTTGATCAATATTGCACCGCTTGATGATCTTCATCAGCCCACCGGGGTTATCCTTGAAGCTCAGAAGCTGGCTGCAGAGGCTTTCGGCGCCGATTACACGTATTTCAGTGTACAAGGCACGAGCAATGCCATCATGACTATGATCCTCTCTGTCTGCTCAGAAGGAGACAAAATTATTGTGCCGCGCAATATTCACAAATCGGTGATGTCGGCCATTATTTTCTCCGGAGCCAAGCCTATTTTCGTCTCTCCTGTACAGGATGAGAATCTTGGGATAGACCACGGCATAACCACCAGCTCGCTGGAACGGGCTTTAAGGCGCCATCCGGATGCCAAGGGTGTCCTCGTTATCAATCCGACGTATTTCGGCGTATGCGCCGACCTCCGTTCGATTGTCGACCTGGCCCATAGTTACGGGGTTCCCGTACTTGTGGACGAGGCACATGGAGTACTGATTCATTTTCATGAGGACTTACCGGTATCGGCCATGCAGGCCGGTGCAGACCTGGCAGCAACCAGCGTGCATAAGCTGGGCGGCTCCATGACACAGAGCTCGGTACTGAACCTCAATGCCAAGACGGGTCTTGTCAACCCACAACGGGTACAGACCATTCTCAGCATGCTGACCACCACTTCAACCTCATATATTCTGCTTGCCTCTCTGGATACCAGTAGACGCAACCTTGCCCTGAACGGACATGAGATGGCGGCGAGAACGATTGCCCTGTCGACCTATGCCCGTAATTCAATTAATGAGATTGAGGGGCTGTACAGCTTCGGCAAAGAAATTCTCGGAACAGAAGCCACCTTCGATCATGATCCGACGAAGCTGAACATTCATGTACGCCACCTGGGCATTACCGGTTACGAGACCGAGAACTGGCTCCGGCAGAAGTATAACATCGAAGTTGAACTCAGCGACATGTATAATATTCTTTGCCTGATTACCCCTGGAGATACTAAAGAATCTGTAGATAAGCTGCTTGCGGCGCTGCAGGTGCTCTCAGCGATCCATTACAGCAAGGGTGAGATCTATGAGCTTAAGGTACAAGTGCCGAATATCCCGCAGCTGGCCCTAATCCCGAGAGATGCCTTCTACGCGGATACACAGCTGATTCCCTTCCGGGAGTCTGCCGGTTACATCATTGCAGAGTTCATCTACGTCTATCCGCCGGGTATTCCTATTCTTCTCCCTGGAGAAGTTATTACCCAGGATAATATCGACTATATCATCGACCATGTAGAAATCGGATTGCCTGTCAAAGGACCTGAGGACCGCAGCATTACCAATATAAAAGTTATTGTCGAAGCAGAGCCGATCTCCTAA
- a CDS encoding DUF1292 domain-containing protein has protein sequence MSDHKHEHGHEHGEACGCGHDHDHEHEEFVLTLTNEQGEDVEMVLVETFDVGEKLYALLLERENPEADGIILRMEEEDEEMVLYNIEDEAEWKAVEEAYNELLAQQE, from the coding sequence ATGAGCGATCACAAACATGAGCATGGCCATGAACATGGTGAAGCATGCGGTTGCGGACATGATCACGACCATGAGCACGAGGAGTTTGTGCTGACCTTGACGAACGAGCAGGGCGAAGATGTAGAAATGGTACTGGTGGAAACGTTCGACGTAGGCGAGAAGTTGTACGCCCTGCTGCTTGAGCGCGAGAACCCGGAAGCAGACGGAATCATCCTTCGTATGGAAGAAGAAGACGAGGAAATGGTTCTGTACAACATTGAAGATGAAGCTGAATGGAAAGCTGTTGAAGAAGCTTATAACGAGCTGCTTGCCCAGCAAGAATAG